From a region of the Betta splendens chromosome 5, fBetSpl5.4, whole genome shotgun sequence genome:
- the LOC129604155 gene encoding syncytin-2-like, producing the protein MCVETCPNLLQNPDVQIQPVDPQREQLYPDTLRSLVSPDAFYASFRGQTKGLVPRPPPYQGCNYTRYLSANFSTDILFDHVPFPPQFKGHCFQSSSFSLLKNKDLAISVGEVPLKHCQTVKMPCTRSATHFNTSEAPKGVQFVPYYDGPDFMGTLPQSDINYVCGHTIYVHLPPNWVGRCAPVYVSDGSYVITPQQMTSKGRLRKREIDLKESDQIWGSDVPMDKKLWTTGQKVALSLFPWLGVGKIMLRVETINYRMTLFFNVTVTALASIDRRLTALTLRELQDRLVLDLLTASQGGVCAIVGPKCCTYIPGDDQDAKVTQQALRDLQHISNVQAADVVKDKSWFDWFRSGTWTDILMKIFGPILLILLVLMLIVLCVIPCLRAMIIRMVNQGLLRVCAVMHSRQILYTPLKLDNCEEDLHDFDGNGR; encoded by the coding sequence atgtgtgtggaaacatgccCAAATCTGTTGCAAAACCCCGATGTACAAATTCAGCCTGTAGACCCACAGCGAGAGCAATTATATCCAGACACTTTACGTTCACTGGTGTCACCTGATGCTTTCTATGCCTCTTTCCGAGGTCAAACGAAAGGACTAGTTCCACGTCCTCCACCATACCAGGGTTGTAATTATACACGGTATTTGAGTGCCAACTTCTCCACAGACATCTTATTTGatcatgttccttttcctcctcagttcaagggacactgtttccagagcagcagcttttctcttttaaagaaTAAGGATTTAGCCATCTCAGTAGGGGAAGTTCCCCTGAAACACTGCCAGACTGTGAAGATGCCTTGCACTCGCAGTGCCACCCATTTCAACACTTCTGAGGCACCAAAGGGAGTTCAGTTTGTcccttattatgatggtcctgatttcatggggactcttccacagtctgatatcaattatgtttgtggacacacaatctatgtgcatcttccacccaattgggtaggacgctgtgcccctgtttatgtttcagatggctcctacgtgataacaccacagcagatgacttccaagggacggctacggaagcgagagattgatctgaaggaaagtgatcagatctggggatcagacgtccccatggacaagaagctctggactacaggccagaaagtggcactatccctttttccatggttgggggtaggaaaaatcatgctaagagttgaaaccataaattaccgcATGACCCTGTTCTTCAATGTCACGGTAACGGCCCTTGCCAGTATAGATCGTCGTCTCACCGCCCTAACACTCCGTGAGTTACAGGACCGCCTGGTGTTAGATCTGCTCACTGCAAGCcaaggtggagtgtgtgcaatagtgggccccaagtgctgcacatacattccaggagacgaccaagacgcaaaggtcacccaacaggcactccgtgacctacagcacatatccaatgtgcaggcggctgatgtagtgaaagacaaatcctggtttgattggtttaggtctggcacatggactgacattctgatgaagatttttggaccgattctactgattcttttggttctgatgctgattgtgttgtgcgtaattccctgtttgagggccatgatcatcaggatggtgaatcaaggccttcttagggtgtgcgcagtcatgcactctcggcAAATACTCTATACACCTTTGAAGctcgataactgtgaagaggatctccacgatttcgacggaaatggacgctaa